The Aurantiacibacter gangjinensis genome includes a region encoding these proteins:
- a CDS encoding arginyltransferase, translating into MTAPVRFPRFFVTSPAPCPYLPGKTERKVFTELKGPHSEQLNDALGRIGFRRSQTVAYRPSCEGCKACVSVRVAAHDFAPSKAQRRVINRNADLIVTECRPWATAEQFVLLQKYLEHRHPGGGMAAMDEVDYADMVEHTSVSSFVIEYREQMPDGGAGRLVAACLTDRQADGLSMIYSFYDPEIEDRNGLGNFVILDHIRRASEAGLPYVYLGYWVEGSDRMRYKVRFRPLEVLSSEGWRRLGDAEQRALIESAASGAGLRGPATDGCTKDNAPSTQAEFKLA; encoded by the coding sequence GTGACTGCCCCGGTTCGCTTCCCGCGCTTTTTCGTGACGAGCCCCGCGCCGTGCCCCTATTTGCCGGGCAAGACGGAGCGGAAGGTCTTCACCGAACTGAAGGGACCGCATTCCGAACAATTGAACGACGCGCTGGGTCGCATCGGCTTTCGTCGCAGCCAGACCGTCGCCTATCGCCCCAGCTGCGAAGGCTGCAAGGCCTGCGTATCGGTGCGCGTGGCGGCGCATGATTTCGCACCCAGCAAGGCGCAACGCCGCGTGATCAACCGTAATGCGGACCTGATCGTCACGGAGTGTCGCCCCTGGGCCACGGCCGAGCAATTCGTGCTCTTGCAAAAATACCTCGAACATCGTCACCCTGGCGGCGGCATGGCTGCCATGGACGAAGTGGACTACGCCGACATGGTCGAGCATACGAGCGTATCCAGCTTTGTGATTGAATATAGGGAGCAAATGCCCGATGGAGGGGCTGGACGGTTGGTGGCCGCGTGTCTGACAGACAGGCAGGCCGACGGATTGTCGATGATTTACAGCTTCTATGACCCGGAAATCGAGGATCGCAACGGGCTTGGAAATTTTGTCATTCTTGACCACATCCGCCGCGCGTCCGAGGCCGGGCTCCCTTACGTGTATCTCGGATACTGGGTCGAGGGATCGGACCGTATGCGATACAAGGTCCGCTTCCGCCCCCTTGAAGTGCTCAGCTCCGAAGGCTGGCGCCGGCTCGGCGATGCGGAGCAGCGCGCGCTTATCGAAAGCGCTGCTTCGGGTGCTGGCCTGCGCGGACCTGCCACCGACGGTTGCACCAAGGATAACGCGCCCAGCACGCAGGCCGAATTCAAGCTCGCCTGA
- a CDS encoding translocation/assembly module TamB domain-containing protein, whose amino-acid sequence MAEADTVDEAADQAPATKKKRTSAPKRVLRWVLGIVTAILVLVLLVIAFLHTPPGRQFIVDQIAKVAPASGLRVEVGEIDGSVLWSSTLSDVKLYDANDTLFLEIPTVDLNWRPHRWFTSGLDVRHLVLTGGTFYAVPELLPGDPDAPILPDFDIRVDRFVIDDLTVAEGLLGEERVIDFAAEADIRNGRVYLDADGAFGGGDAFAMLVDAQPDGDVFDIDLTWQAPAGGFLATMVGSENDIGISIDGEGSWESWRGEMIAVQGGENGGELADLELFNESGQYRLVGRADPSAWLEGLPQRALGSMVEISASGTLVDSVLRGDFMLNGRGVDLDGSGGIDLANNRFDNLVFAADLLDPALFSPDVALNGARLEGTLDGAFTDITMPHQLTVHQIVAGDIVVSDVRQGGVLTFDGTRAVIPLDAEIGRIVSGNELFDPRLNNGNIGGTLVYAGGSILSDNLDVRFPGLTGRLGLNADLESGLTRVNGPVNIQDLPFDNVGLVDANARIQFRIGGGQDWALRAELDGRVVEVTNSTIANLAGGDIRFDGGLVLGGSIPLSFNDFDVNAPLLTATLDGQVTDAGTSIAGFGRHAEYGEFTVEATLADDGPRAELVFADPLPAAGLSDVRVSLAPSENGFDIQTSGGSLLGAFDGDLELTIADNGDTAIRIRRLDVAQSTVAGTLELVEGGVAGDLDITGGGLDGTIALGLRDGGQGFDIDLEARNAVFDGPTPLSINRGTVDASGLIAEGNTTIEGRANIQGLTYGGIFIGRLAAQAEITNGTGTFDAAIAGRRGTRFELLVNGQMTPDEFAVAVDGSYEGEDISMPRRAVLSRTADGGWELQRSQLSYGDGFIIASGRFGGAEPMQGRFAMDDMPLSILGVAMGDLALNGSISGVVDISTGANGLPVGQARVSIDDLTRSSLLVTSSPLDIALVADLSETLLQTRAVLRDSAGNDGRLQARISGLPQSGALTDRLYAGELFGQFRYVGSAASLWRLAAIDLMDITGDIAVAANMRGSLGEPRVRGSLSGDNLRVRSALTGSDITGMSARGTFTGSRLAITSFAGNAPNGGRVSGSGFIDLSNISAARGPQIDLRIAARDAEILDLENMGATITGPMRIVSNGVGGTIAGRLTATSARWQLGAAEAIAELPSIPVTEINLPADARPTFVDTAPWRFLIDVRAPGGIEVDGLGLDSEWRTENLLIRGTTDDPRLGGSVSIVPRQGFYSFAGTRFEITRGEIDFDRNVPIDPRIDLLAETEVNNLQVQVTVRGNASQPDVAFSSTPALPEEELLARLLFGGSITDLSATDALQLGAAVASLRGGGGSGPINQLRDAVGLDRLRIVPSDPALDRGTAVALGKNFGRRFYVEIITDGAGYNATNAEFRVTSWLNLLATVSTIGRHQAAAEYRRDY is encoded by the coding sequence ATGGCCGAGGCGGACACAGTGGATGAGGCTGCGGACCAGGCTCCGGCCACGAAGAAGAAGCGGACATCCGCGCCCAAACGCGTGCTGCGCTGGGTGCTGGGTATCGTCACCGCGATACTCGTGCTGGTCCTGCTGGTCATCGCTTTCCTCCACACGCCGCCCGGCCGCCAATTTATCGTCGATCAGATTGCCAAGGTCGCGCCCGCATCGGGGCTTCGCGTGGAGGTAGGCGAGATCGACGGCTCGGTGCTGTGGAGCAGCACGCTTTCCGACGTGAAGCTTTACGACGCGAACGACACGCTTTTCCTCGAAATTCCCACAGTCGACCTGAATTGGCGTCCGCATCGCTGGTTTACCAGCGGGCTGGACGTACGCCACCTAGTGCTGACAGGCGGCACCTTCTACGCCGTGCCCGAATTGCTGCCCGGCGATCCGGACGCGCCGATCCTGCCAGATTTCGACATCCGGGTGGATCGCTTCGTGATCGACGACCTGACCGTGGCGGAGGGTCTGCTTGGCGAGGAGCGGGTCATCGACTTCGCTGCCGAGGCCGACATTCGCAACGGGCGCGTATACCTCGATGCCGATGGTGCATTCGGCGGCGGCGATGCTTTTGCCATGCTGGTGGATGCACAGCCTGATGGCGATGTCTTCGATATCGACCTGACCTGGCAGGCTCCGGCGGGTGGCTTCCTCGCCACCATGGTCGGATCCGAAAACGATATCGGCATCAGCATCGATGGCGAGGGCAGCTGGGAAAGCTGGCGCGGCGAGATGATCGCGGTGCAGGGCGGCGAGAATGGCGGCGAGCTGGCCGACCTGGAGCTGTTCAACGAAAGCGGCCAGTATCGCCTGGTGGGCCGCGCCGATCCTTCGGCATGGCTCGAAGGCTTGCCCCAGCGCGCACTCGGCAGCATGGTGGAAATCAGCGCGTCGGGCACACTGGTGGACAGCGTGCTGCGCGGCGATTTCATGCTGAACGGTCGCGGCGTCGATCTGGATGGATCGGGCGGCATCGATCTTGCCAACAACCGCTTCGACAATCTCGTCTTTGCGGCAGACCTGCTCGACCCTGCGCTGTTCTCGCCCGACGTTGCGCTCAATGGCGCGCGGCTGGAAGGCACGCTGGATGGTGCCTTCACCGACATTACCATGCCGCATCAGCTCACTGTGCACCAGATCGTGGCTGGCGACATCGTGGTTTCCGACGTGCGGCAGGGCGGCGTGCTCACGTTCGACGGCACCCGAGCCGTGATCCCGCTGGACGCAGAGATCGGCAGAATCGTGAGCGGCAACGAGCTGTTCGATCCGCGCCTCAATAACGGCAATATCGGCGGCACGCTGGTCTATGCGGGTGGCTCGATCCTGTCCGACAACTTGGATGTGCGCTTTCCCGGCCTGACCGGGCGGCTGGGCCTCAATGCCGATCTGGAAAGCGGGCTGACGCGGGTCAACGGCCCGGTGAATATCCAGGATCTGCCTTTCGACAATGTCGGGCTGGTCGACGCCAATGCCCGCATCCAGTTCCGCATCGGCGGCGGGCAAGACTGGGCCTTGCGCGCAGAGCTGGATGGCCGCGTGGTCGAGGTGACCAATTCCACCATCGCCAACCTTGCAGGCGGCGATATCCGCTTCGATGGCGGGCTGGTGCTGGGAGGCTCCATCCCGCTCAGCTTCAACGATTTCGACGTAAACGCGCCGCTTTTGACGGCAACGCTCGATGGGCAGGTGACCGATGCCGGAACCTCCATCGCGGGCTTCGGTCGCCATGCCGAATATGGCGAATTTACCGTGGAAGCGACGCTGGCCGATGACGGGCCGCGCGCGGAACTGGTCTTTGCCGATCCGCTGCCTGCTGCAGGGCTGTCCGATGTGCGCGTGTCGCTGGCGCCAAGCGAAAATGGCTTCGATATCCAGACCAGCGGCGGATCGCTGCTGGGCGCCTTCGATGGCGATTTGGAACTGACCATCGCCGATAATGGCGACACTGCCATCCGCATCCGCCGCCTCGATGTTGCGCAAAGCACCGTTGCTGGCACGCTGGAGCTGGTCGAAGGCGGTGTGGCGGGCGATCTCGACATTACGGGCGGCGGGCTGGACGGGACGATTGCTCTGGGCCTGCGCGATGGCGGGCAGGGCTTCGATATCGACCTGGAAGCGCGCAATGCCGTGTTCGATGGGCCAACGCCGCTCTCCATCAATCGCGGCACGGTGGATGCCAGCGGCCTCATCGCCGAGGGCAACACGACGATCGAGGGGCGCGCGAACATCCAGGGGCTGACCTATGGCGGCATCTTTATCGGTCGCCTCGCCGCGCAGGCCGAGATCACCAATGGTACCGGCACATTCGATGCCGCCATCGCCGGGCGGCGCGGCACCCGGTTCGAGCTGCTGGTGAATGGGCAGATGACGCCCGACGAGTTCGCCGTCGCAGTCGATGGCAGCTACGAAGGAGAAGACATTTCCATGCCGCGCCGCGCCGTGCTGTCGCGCACGGCCGATGGCGGCTGGGAATTGCAGCGCAGCCAGCTGTCCTATGGCGACGGCTTCATCATCGCCAGCGGCCGCTTCGGCGGGGCGGAGCCGATGCAGGGCCGCTTCGCGATGGACGACATGCCGCTCTCTATCCTCGGCGTGGCCATGGGCGATCTTGCGCTGAACGGCTCGATTTCAGGCGTCGTGGACATCTCAACCGGCGCGAATGGATTGCCGGTCGGGCAGGCGCGCGTTTCGATCGACGATCTTACCCGCTCCAGCCTGCTGGTCACGTCCTCGCCGCTCGATATCGCATTGGTGGCGGACCTTTCCGAAACGCTGCTGCAGACCCGCGCCGTGCTGCGCGACAGCGCAGGCAATGATGGACGCCTGCAAGCGCGCATAAGCGGCCTGCCGCAATCGGGCGCGCTGACGGACAGGCTCTATGCTGGCGAGCTATTCGGCCAGTTCCGCTATGTGGGCTCTGCCGCCTCGCTGTGGCGCCTTGCCGCGATAGACCTGATGGACATCACCGGGGATATCGCGGTCGCCGCCAATATGCGCGGCAGTCTTGGCGAGCCACGCGTGCGCGGGTCGCTTTCGGGCGACAATCTGCGGGTACGCAGCGCGCTGACGGGCAGCGACATCACCGGCATGAGCGCGCGCGGCACCTTCACCGGCTCGCGCCTCGCCATCACCAGCTTTGCCGGCAATGCGCCCAATGGCGGCCGCGTGTCGGGCAGCGGCTTTATCGACCTGTCGAACATCTCCGCAGCGCGCGGGCCGCAGATCGACTTGCGGATTGCGGCGCGCGATGCCGAAATTCTCGACCTGGAAAACATGGGCGCTACCATTACCGGCCCGATGCGCATCGTTTCCAACGGCGTGGGCGGAACCATCGCCGGTCGCCTTACCGCCACGAGTGCACGCTGGCAGCTCGGCGCGGCAGAAGCGATCGCCGAATTGCCCAGCATCCCGGTCACCGAAATCAACCTGCCCGCCGATGCGCGCCCCACATTCGTCGATACCGCGCCATGGCGCTTCCTCATCGATGTGCGTGCGCCGGGCGGGATCGAGGTGGACGGGCTGGGTCTCGACAGCGAATGGCGCACCGAGAACCTGTTGATCCGCGGCACCACAGATGATCCCCGCCTTGGCGGCAGCGTGTCCATCGTGCCACGACAGGGCTTTTACTCCTTCGCCGGCACGCGGTTCGAGATTACACGCGGCGAGATCGATTTCGATCGCAATGTGCCGATCGATCCGCGCATCGACCTGCTGGCCGAAACCGAAGTCAATAACCTGCAGGTTCAGGTGACGGTTCGCGGCAATGCCAGCCAGCCGGATGTGGCCTTCTCCAGCACGCCCGCGCTGCCGGAAGAGGAGCTGCTTGCGCGGCTGCTGTTCGGCGGCTCCATCACCGACCTGTCGGCCACCGACGCGCTGCAACTGGGCGCGGCCGTTGCCAGCCTGCGCGGTGGCGGCGGATCCGGCCCGATCAACCAGCTGCGCGATGCCGTGGGCCTCGACCGGCTGCGGATCGTGCCGTCCGATCCCGCGCTGGACCGCGGCACGGCGGTGGCATTGGGCAAGAATTTCGGCCGCCGCTTCTATGTCGAGATCATCACCGATGGCGCAGGCTACAATGCCACCAATGCCGAGTTCCGCGTGACAAGCTGGCTCAACCTGCTGGCGACGGTGAGCACGATCGGCAGGCACCAGGCGGCAGCGGAATACCGGCGCGATTATTGA
- a CDS encoding autotransporter assembly complex protein TamA: protein MAAALALCSAPAFAQDAEAQQDTPSLEDLIPDSAVENPEEWAADGVPPVDAADAEMQQTLDPTAPLTEMPLVTIPWPDDIEIADVEPVEPDDETIEFVQFEEEIPRIPAGSEERLSDELVLVLPTETSLFPERDEFLERFESLSSVEQYEDDDNLARLEAQARVDEELLGRLLRVYGYFDAQVIRTVGQVDNTVEADLERPAVRFDILPGVRYTVGAIDLGNLAATGDDFEALRSAYEIYPGDPISMDTIEQEQFDLDQALGESGFPFAAIEPPSLLVDHERDEGDISMPVEPGGQYVFRGVVSDSEDFLSSRHLSRIARWDEGDIYQRSDEFDLRRAILATGLVGSVELTPVVVEEPQGDEPGVVDIRAELTEAPPRTLAGNIGFGTEEGIRIEASWEHRNLFPPEGMLRLRGIAGTQEQLAGITFRKNNFYGRDRILTVDAYASTIDYDAYDARTVALVGTFERVSTLLFQKEFSWSVGLEVLATQESERDADGVELDRETYFVAALPLYAQLDSSDDLLDPTEGWRLSGNLSPEASDNEGVQSFYVRSQVDASYYQQIGEDGPVLAGRVRLATIPGAPLQAIAPSRRLYAGGGGSVRGYGFRQIGPLNDTGDPIGGRSVVELSAEARIPTNFLDGAISVVPFIDAGSVGLDPTPDFSSIKFGAGVGVRYNTGFGPLRLDVAVPLNPGPNDNWVAVYVALGQAF, encoded by the coding sequence ATGGCAGCGGCGCTTGCCCTGTGCAGCGCGCCAGCTTTCGCGCAGGACGCTGAAGCGCAGCAGGACACGCCCAGCCTCGAAGACCTTATTCCCGACAGCGCGGTAGAGAACCCGGAAGAATGGGCGGCGGACGGTGTGCCGCCGGTCGATGCCGCCGATGCGGAAATGCAGCAGACGCTCGATCCCACGGCGCCGCTCACAGAGATGCCGCTCGTTACGATCCCGTGGCCCGACGATATCGAAATCGCCGATGTGGAGCCGGTAGAGCCGGATGACGAGACGATCGAGTTCGTCCAGTTCGAGGAAGAAATTCCGCGCATCCCGGCAGGCAGCGAAGAGCGTCTTTCGGACGAGCTGGTTCTGGTCCTCCCGACCGAGACCTCCCTCTTCCCCGAACGCGACGAATTCCTCGAGCGGTTTGAGAGCCTTTCCAGCGTCGAGCAATATGAGGACGACGACAACCTTGCCCGCCTGGAAGCGCAGGCGCGGGTGGACGAGGAGCTGCTCGGCCGGCTGCTGCGCGTTTACGGCTATTTCGATGCGCAGGTGATCCGCACCGTCGGGCAGGTGGACAATACGGTGGAAGCGGATCTGGAGCGGCCCGCCGTGCGCTTCGATATCCTGCCCGGAGTGCGCTATACGGTCGGCGCCATCGATCTTGGCAACCTGGCTGCGACCGGCGACGATTTTGAGGCGCTACGTTCGGCTTACGAGATTTATCCCGGCGATCCTATTTCGATGGATACGATCGAGCAGGAGCAATTCGATCTCGATCAGGCGCTGGGCGAAAGCGGCTTTCCCTTCGCTGCGATCGAGCCGCCCAGCCTGCTGGTCGACCACGAACGCGACGAGGGCGACATTTCCATGCCGGTCGAGCCGGGCGGGCAGTATGTCTTCCGTGGGGTCGTGTCCGATAGCGAGGATTTCCTCTCCAGCCGCCACCTCTCGCGTATCGCCCGCTGGGACGAAGGCGATATCTACCAGCGCAGCGACGAGTTCGACCTGCGCCGCGCAATCCTCGCCACCGGCCTTGTCGGTTCGGTCGAGCTGACGCCCGTCGTCGTGGAAGAACCGCAGGGCGACGAACCGGGCGTCGTCGATATCCGCGCCGAACTGACCGAAGCGCCGCCGCGCACGCTGGCAGGCAATATCGGCTTCGGCACCGAAGAAGGCATCCGCATCGAGGCGAGCTGGGAACACCGCAATCTCTTCCCGCCCGAAGGCATGCTACGCCTGCGCGGCATTGCCGGCACGCAGGAACAGCTGGCGGGCATCACCTTCCGCAAGAACAATTTCTATGGCCGCGACCGCATCCTGACCGTAGATGCCTATGCCAGCACGATCGATTACGATGCCTACGATGCGCGCACCGTCGCGCTGGTCGGCACGTTCGAGCGGGTGAGTACGCTGTTGTTCCAGAAGGAATTCAGCTGGTCCGTGGGGCTGGAAGTGCTCGCGACGCAGGAAAGCGAGCGCGATGCCGACGGAGTCGAGCTGGACCGCGAGACGTATTTCGTCGCCGCCCTGCCGCTTTACGCCCAGCTCGACAGCTCGGACGACCTGCTTGACCCCACCGAGGGCTGGCGCCTGTCCGGCAACTTGTCGCCAGAAGCGAGCGATAATGAAGGCGTGCAGAGTTTCTATGTGCGCAGCCAGGTCGATGCGTCCTATTACCAGCAGATAGGCGAGGATGGCCCGGTGTTGGCCGGGCGCGTGCGCCTTGCGACCATTCCCGGCGCGCCGTTGCAAGCGATTGCGCCCTCGCGCAGGCTCTATGCCGGTGGTGGCGGATCGGTGCGCGGCTACGGCTTCCGCCAGATCGGTCCGCTGAACGATACAGGCGATCCCATTGGCGGGCGCAGTGTGGTGGAGCTTTCCGCAGAAGCGCGCATCCCCACGAATTTCCTCGACGGAGCGATCAGCGTGGTGCCTTTCATCGACGCGGGTTCGGTCGGGCTCGACCCGACGCCCGATTTCAGCTCGATCAAGTTCGGCGCTGGCGTGGGTGTGCGCTATAATACCGGCTTCGGGCCGCTCCGGCTGGACGTTGCCGTGCCGCTCAATCCCGGCCCGAACGATAATTGGGTCGCGGTTTATGTGGCGCTGGGGCAAGCCTTCTGA